The following are encoded in a window of Trichocoleus sp. FACHB-46 genomic DNA:
- a CDS encoding dynamin family protein yields the protein MSVKVEAEGLLLDLDRVARVRHQMAQHLDNISGALSRAEVESSQASGKLELDGEIQDLNLTSQNLRQGVFRLLVLGDIKRGKSTLLNALIGENLLPSDVSPCTALLTVLRYGPEKQVTVYFKGDRPPERLDFTSFRQKYTIDPSEAKQLEEVKQLAFPQVSHAVVEYPLPFLEKGVEIVDSPGLNDTEARNELSLSYINNCHAVLFVFRASQPCTLDERRYLENYLKDRGLTVFFLINAWDEIRKSLVDLDDADELREAEAKLRQVFRTNLAEYCRVDGQDLYNQRVFELSSLDALRRRLKDAADPLTGTGFPEFEAALSRFLTQERAVAELRQATTLARQAYNHAHEAIARRIPLLDQDVQELKERLKSVEPEFAKLNEIRDQFQAEIRELRDRKAKEIATDFCSYILNLGTTFDTDFLRYQPGISFWDFLSQGRREEFNAACRQAFERYINEKIVAWQRTAEQEISTAFAELGRSAASYGTDYNRITDTITEKLIGQTIYTGNASSENNSPTWARWAMGFFSLTSGNIAGVFLAGAGFDWKNILVNYIAVIGITSFLALFTGAFIGPIGIMLVGLGIGALQLDQARQEFVKATKKEFVKHLPDIARDQWNPINQLIKDCFDAYEREVMKRINDDIQARRAELDNLVAQKESHEINREAEAKRLQALDAEVLSEIRTVESVYNSMLLLSV from the coding sequence CGGAGAGATTCAAGATTTAAACCTCACTAGCCAGAACTTACGCCAAGGTGTGTTCCGCTTGCTAGTTTTGGGAGATATCAAGCGGGGTAAAAGCACATTGCTCAACGCCTTGATTGGCGAGAACCTGCTGCCCAGCGATGTCAGCCCTTGCACTGCTCTGCTAACTGTATTGCGCTATGGCCCGGAGAAGCAAGTTACGGTTTACTTCAAAGGCGATCGCCCGCCTGAGCGCCTAGACTTCACCAGCTTCAGGCAAAAGTACACAATAGATCCGAGCGAAGCCAAACAGCTAGAGGAAGTCAAGCAACTCGCTTTTCCCCAAGTTAGCCATGCTGTGGTGGAATATCCTTTACCCTTCCTGGAAAAGGGTGTGGAGATTGTTGATAGTCCTGGACTAAATGACACCGAAGCACGCAACGAATTATCGCTTAGCTACATCAACAATTGCCATGCGGTTCTGTTTGTCTTCCGAGCTTCCCAACCCTGCACCCTAGACGAACGCCGCTATTTAGAGAATTATCTCAAAGACCGAGGGCTCACCGTTTTCTTCTTGATTAATGCTTGGGACGAAATTCGTAAAAGCTTAGTTGACTTGGATGATGCCGATGAACTGCGAGAGGCAGAAGCCAAGCTACGGCAGGTGTTTCGCACGAACTTAGCGGAGTATTGCCGCGTCGATGGTCAAGATCTGTATAACCAGCGCGTCTTTGAACTGTCCTCACTTGATGCTCTGCGTCGCCGCCTCAAAGATGCTGCCGACCCGCTAACCGGAACAGGTTTCCCGGAATTTGAAGCCGCGCTTAGTCGCTTTCTGACTCAAGAACGTGCTGTGGCAGAACTGCGCCAAGCGACGACCCTGGCTCGCCAAGCCTATAACCATGCTCACGAAGCGATCGCCCGTCGTATCCCCCTGCTCGATCAGGATGTGCAGGAACTAAAGGAACGCCTGAAGTCTGTGGAGCCAGAATTTGCCAAACTGAATGAGATTCGCGATCAGTTCCAAGCGGAAATCCGAGAGCTACGCGATCGCAAAGCCAAGGAGATTGCGACTGATTTCTGCTCCTACATTCTCAATTTAGGCACCACGTTCGACACTGATTTCTTGCGCTATCAACCAGGCATTAGTTTTTGGGATTTTCTCTCTCAGGGACGGCGAGAAGAGTTTAATGCTGCTTGTCGGCAAGCGTTTGAGCGTTACATCAACGAAAAGATTGTAGCTTGGCAACGTACGGCTGAGCAGGAAATCAGTACCGCCTTTGCTGAGCTGGGTAGAAGTGCTGCCAGCTATGGCACTGATTACAACCGCATCACCGACACCATCACTGAGAAGTTGATTGGGCAAACCATCTACACAGGCAACGCTTCATCAGAAAATAACTCTCCGACTTGGGCGAGATGGGCGATGGGATTCTTCTCCCTAACATCGGGCAATATTGCTGGGGTGTTTCTGGCGGGAGCAGGGTTTGATTGGAAAAACATCCTGGTCAACTATATTGCGGTGATTGGTATTACCAGCTTTCTAGCGCTGTTTACAGGTGCCTTTATTGGGCCGATTGGTATTATGTTGGTCGGTTTAGGAATTGGTGCTTTGCAACTGGATCAAGCTCGCCAAGAGTTTGTTAAAGCTACGAAAAAAGAGTTCGTCAAACATCTTCCTGATATCGCTCGTGATCAATGGAACCCAATCAATCAACTGATCAAAGATTGCTTTGATGCTTATGAGCGAGAAGTAATGAAGCGGATCAATGATGATATTCAAGCACGCAGAGCTGAACTGGACAATTTAGTAGCGCAGAAGGAATCCCATGAGATTAATCGAGAAGCGGAAGCCAAGCGTTTACAAGCCTTAGACGCAGAAGTATTGTCTGAAATCCGTACCGTTGAATCAGTTTATAACTCCATGTTGCTTCTATCCGTTTAG
- a CDS encoding dynamin family protein has protein sequence MSAKIEATGFLNDLDRVAQVRSQVANSLGRMVDTLKQSELEGASSSGQLGLERDIEDLAVASKNLQQGVFRLLVLGDMKRGKSTFLNALIGENLLPSDVNPCTAILTVLRYGLEKKVTVHFNDGTRPEQLDFKTFKQRYTIDPGEAKQLEQQKKQAFPNIDCAIVEYPLPLLQRGVEIVDSPGLNDTEARNELSLGYINNCHAILFVLRASQPCTLGERRYLENYIKGRGLTVFFLVNAWDQVRESLIDPDDTEELEEAATKLRRVFKANLAEYCVADGYDLYEERVFELSSLKALRLRVKNPDAALADTGFPEFMGALNIFLTQERAISELRQARTLARQAATHVGEAIARRIPLLDQDVNELKQRINSVEPEFVKLTEIRDQFQDEIRNLRDRRARAIADSFRTYVLNLEHTFEQDFLQYQPNLQFMDFFSQGKREAFAAELEKSFQQYVNDKFCAWSLTVQKDMEAAFTQLSSRAANYGASYTQVTDQITAKLTGQKIQTRTNASTEDDSPAWAKWAMGLVSLARGNLAGVAMAGAGFDWQNILLNFLTVTSIAVVASSMFGIMLGPLWLGLIGLGMGVAQADQSRKELVKATKKELVKHLPQVAQEQWQPIYSAIQECFDSYEREVIKRINDDIQSRKAELENLLQQKTSHEINRENEINRLKGIEKSVLSDSQNVETAYQNLLRV, from the coding sequence ATGAGTGCCAAAATTGAAGCGACAGGATTTCTCAACGATTTAGATCGCGTGGCTCAAGTGCGATCGCAGGTCGCCAACTCTTTGGGCCGCATGGTAGATACTCTGAAACAATCCGAGCTAGAGGGAGCCAGTAGTTCGGGGCAGCTCGGTTTAGAACGTGATATCGAAGATCTCGCTGTAGCCAGCAAAAACTTGCAGCAGGGCGTATTTCGGCTGTTGGTATTGGGTGACATGAAGCGGGGCAAGAGTACCTTCCTGAATGCGCTGATCGGAGAAAACCTGTTACCTAGTGATGTCAATCCTTGCACCGCTATCCTCACAGTGTTGCGCTACGGGCTGGAGAAGAAAGTGACAGTGCACTTCAATGACGGCACTCGTCCAGAACAGCTCGACTTCAAAACTTTTAAGCAGCGCTACACAATTGATCCAGGAGAGGCTAAACAACTAGAACAACAGAAAAAACAGGCTTTCCCCAACATCGATTGCGCGATCGTAGAATACCCGCTTCCCCTACTGCAACGTGGGGTAGAAATTGTGGACAGTCCGGGGTTGAACGACACGGAAGCGCGGAATGAGTTATCTCTCGGATACATCAACAACTGCCATGCGATTCTATTTGTCTTACGGGCTTCTCAACCTTGTACGTTGGGTGAACGCCGCTACCTAGAAAACTACATCAAGGGCCGAGGTCTGACGGTTTTCTTTCTGGTGAATGCTTGGGACCAGGTGCGGGAAAGCTTGATTGACCCTGATGATACTGAAGAATTAGAAGAGGCCGCAACCAAACTACGACGTGTTTTCAAAGCCAACCTAGCAGAATATTGTGTGGCTGATGGCTATGACCTCTACGAAGAACGGGTATTTGAGTTATCTTCGCTCAAAGCCCTGCGCTTGAGAGTCAAGAATCCAGACGCTGCTCTCGCTGATACAGGCTTCCCAGAGTTTATGGGCGCACTGAACATCTTTTTAACCCAGGAGCGAGCCATCTCTGAGTTGCGGCAAGCCAGAACTTTAGCGCGGCAAGCAGCTACTCATGTAGGAGAAGCGATCGCTCGGCGCATTCCCTTGCTCGATCAAGATGTGAATGAACTTAAACAACGAATTAACTCGGTAGAACCAGAGTTCGTCAAACTCACCGAAATTCGCGACCAGTTTCAAGATGAGATCCGCAACTTGAGAGATCGTCGAGCTAGAGCGATCGCAGACTCTTTCCGCACCTATGTGTTGAACCTGGAGCATACCTTTGAGCAAGACTTTTTGCAGTACCAACCGAATCTGCAATTCATGGACTTTTTCAGTCAAGGCAAGCGAGAAGCATTTGCAGCAGAGCTAGAGAAATCCTTTCAGCAATATGTCAATGACAAGTTCTGCGCCTGGAGCCTCACCGTCCAAAAGGATATGGAAGCTGCCTTTACCCAACTCTCCAGCAGGGCTGCGAACTATGGTGCCTCTTATACCCAAGTCACCGACCAAATCACGGCCAAGTTAACCGGACAAAAGATCCAGACTCGCACCAACGCCTCAACTGAAGATGATTCTCCTGCTTGGGCGAAGTGGGCAATGGGTTTAGTCTCTCTCGCCAGAGGTAATTTAGCAGGCGTGGCAATGGCGGGAGCAGGCTTCGATTGGCAAAATATTTTGCTCAACTTCCTGACTGTGACCAGCATTGCCGTGGTGGCGTCGTCTATGTTCGGTATTATGCTCGGTCCCTTGTGGCTGGGCTTAATTGGCTTAGGAATGGGAGTGGCGCAAGCCGATCAATCCCGCAAAGAATTGGTAAAAGCCACGAAAAAAGAGCTTGTGAAACATTTGCCGCAGGTGGCTCAAGAGCAGTGGCAACCCATTTACAGTGCAATCCAAGAATGTTTTGATTCCTACGAGCGCGAGGTGATTAAGCGCATCAACGACGATATTCAATCGCGTAAAGCCGAGCTAGAAAACCTCTTGCAACAAAAAACGTCCCATGAAATTAATCGTGAGAATGAAATCAACCGCCTCAAAGGAATTGAAAAATCTGTCCTCTCTGACAGTCAAAACGTTGAGACGGCTTATCAAAACTTACTCAGGGTTTAA
- a CDS encoding manganese catalase family protein yields MFFHKKEPIHTVQVNEPDPRFAQLMLEQFGGATGELSAALQYWVQSFHVENAGIRDMLQDIAIEEFSHLEMVGKLIEVHTKDVDQTEAYKSTLFAVRGKGPHFLDSQGNNWTASYLNEGGDVVRDLRANIAAEAGARQTYEELIKLCTDEGTKKTLVHLLTREISHTQMFMKALDSMGKLTDPMFGNIQPDETVALYFNLSTDGDKPDERGPWNSEPTFEYVADPLNTSAK; encoded by the coding sequence ATGTTTTTTCATAAAAAAGAACCCATTCATACAGTTCAGGTTAATGAGCCCGATCCTCGGTTTGCTCAGTTGATGCTAGAGCAGTTTGGTGGAGCCACCGGAGAACTCTCAGCCGCCTTGCAGTACTGGGTGCAGTCTTTCCATGTGGAGAATGCCGGGATTCGAGACATGCTGCAAGACATCGCGATCGAGGAATTTAGCCACCTCGAAATGGTAGGCAAATTGATTGAAGTTCATACAAAAGATGTGGACCAAACAGAAGCCTACAAGAGTACGCTCTTTGCAGTGCGCGGTAAGGGGCCTCATTTTCTAGATAGTCAAGGAAACAACTGGACTGCTAGCTACTTGAACGAAGGCGGAGATGTGGTGCGTGACTTGAGAGCAAATATTGCCGCAGAAGCGGGTGCTCGTCAAACCTACGAAGAGTTGATCAAGTTATGTACCGATGAAGGAACCAAAAAAACCCTCGTTCATCTGTTGACACGCGAAATTTCGCACACGCAGATGTTTATGAAAGCGCTAGATTCTATGGGCAAACTCACTGATCCGATGTTTGGCAACATCCAGCCAGATGAGACTGTAGCACTCTACTTCAACTTATCGACGGATGGGGATAAGCCAGACGAACGTGGCCCCTGGAACTCTGAGCCTACCTTCGAATATGTGGCTGATCCGCTAAATACTTCTGCTAAATAA
- a CDS encoding dynamin family protein: MQSPNASQNLLTTLKTAVGLLDLEPNSPLKQDVIAVCDRLTSSDFRIAVFGPFNYGKSTLLNALLGEKALPIDLIPTTGAAIRVKYGSDLSTRILLSSGAEICETGTDVLKRFATLDDQRRMREDVAAVEVYCPHPFLQTGVELLDLPGTNDREAQDALVKDQLLTADLVVQVLDGRKLMTLGERENLRDWLLDRGITTVVFVVNFLNLLETDDQKEVYRRMRFVAESFRSQLPPGVSNLYRVDALPALRSRLKGDMAAAQTAGLPMFESALQSIVQAQRGQSEPRLPRVVVLANQVQQALQAKREAIAHEIATAEQTRNKKVEIRQKVQKLIKDGFLASATQCRDWLSLPNLLDRYQADVADALQRFDFVTWETNTLKPGWNEQKRSLAAWVYKACDFLNCPRPTDPWFAFPEAPQVFLTQDPPTTKSSSSSSDSTPVAIATGLGWVLGGPLGAAVLGGASYLLNQTTDTSASTSPTSAAAYTVQTQQACSEAAKDYLIRFSTLALAALRDYEITAEQIFNFSVPVEPLELSHQRHQLRLLDSTLNNLSDALASCITT; encoded by the coding sequence ATGCAGTCACCCAACGCTTCCCAGAATTTACTAACGACGCTTAAAACAGCGGTAGGTCTGCTGGACTTAGAACCCAATTCACCCTTGAAGCAAGATGTCATCGCAGTTTGCGATCGCCTAACCAGTTCTGATTTTCGCATCGCAGTATTCGGCCCCTTCAACTACGGCAAATCCACGCTGCTGAATGCCCTACTCGGTGAAAAAGCTTTACCCATTGACCTGATTCCTACCACAGGCGCAGCGATTCGAGTTAAGTACGGCTCTGACTTATCCACTCGGATTTTGTTGAGCAGTGGCGCTGAGATCTGCGAAACGGGCACCGATGTTTTGAAGCGATTTGCCACCTTAGATGATCAGCGGCGGATGCGAGAGGATGTGGCTGCGGTTGAGGTGTACTGTCCCCATCCTTTTTTGCAAACAGGCGTAGAGCTGCTAGATTTACCCGGAACTAACGATCGCGAAGCTCAAGATGCCTTAGTGAAAGACCAACTCTTAACCGCAGATCTGGTCGTGCAAGTCTTGGATGGCCGCAAACTAATGACCTTGGGAGAGCGAGAAAACCTGCGGGATTGGTTGCTCGATCGCGGCATTACCACGGTGGTATTCGTCGTCAATTTCCTCAACTTACTGGAAACCGACGACCAAAAAGAAGTGTATCGGCGCATGCGATTTGTCGCTGAGAGTTTTCGTTCACAATTACCTCCGGGTGTTAGCAATCTATATCGTGTCGATGCCTTACCTGCCCTGAGATCCCGCCTAAAAGGAGATATGGCAGCGGCTCAGACGGCAGGACTCCCTATGTTTGAATCTGCTTTGCAGAGCATTGTCCAAGCACAGCGTGGTCAGAGCGAACCTCGTTTACCGCGTGTAGTCGTGTTAGCGAACCAAGTACAACAAGCCTTACAAGCTAAGCGAGAAGCGATCGCCCATGAAATCGCCACAGCAGAACAAACCCGCAACAAAAAAGTAGAAATCCGCCAAAAAGTCCAAAAACTGATCAAAGATGGGTTTCTCGCCAGTGCTACTCAATGCCGCGATTGGCTATCTCTCCCTAACCTGCTCGATCGCTACCAAGCCGATGTTGCCGACGCTCTCCAGAGATTTGACTTCGTTACCTGGGAAACCAACACACTGAAACCTGGCTGGAACGAGCAAAAGCGATCGCTCGCCGCATGGGTTTACAAAGCTTGTGATTTTCTCAACTGTCCTCGACCCACAGATCCGTGGTTTGCTTTCCCTGAAGCGCCTCAAGTCTTCCTGACACAAGACCCACCCACAACCAAAAGCTCCAGTTCATCGAGTGATTCTACACCTGTCGCGATCGCCACTGGGCTAGGTTGGGTGTTAGGAGGCCCATTAGGAGCCGCAGTTTTAGGAGGAGCCAGCTATCTGCTCAATCAAACCACTGATACTTCCGCCTCGACATCGCCCACTTCTGCCGCAGCTTACACAGTCCAAACTCAGCAAGCTTGTTCGGAGGCTGCGAAAGATTATTTAATTCGCTTCAGCACTCTGGCTTTGGCAGCACTGCGCGACTACGAAATCACCGCCGAGCAAATCTTCAATTTCTCTGTACCCGTCGAACCCCTAGAACTTTCCCACCAACGCCATCAACTGCGATTGCTAGACTCGACGTTAAACAACCTCAGTGATGCTCTTGCTAGCTGTATTACAACCTAA
- a CDS encoding tetratricopeptide repeat protein — translation MTQVSLMEQAKSGSPTAIAALINRSLRTKGIEATVALEEECLKILLESAQVPPVTLVSGIQKGLTQLESESWKRVEIYGRQKGEAIPDWTRSFESNATCFEVPDPKTPLTSIAPAFAKPELPSQQPLQQHLAKWQIPALVLTSVAAVVVVGWSLVYVQRDIAALMRKQQAPTGLSQENIKSHEAALAEAERELRTDSNNHEAWYRKGQALAGLNRHSEALSAYEKATEINPADFAAWSGRSLTLRRLGYDDDALLAADKALEINPKFAEGWKDRCGALFTLNRSTEAVAACDQAIKLKPDFPQAWYNRGLVLVQMGQYEKAVSDFDQATQVKPNYGGAWRAKSATLAMLQRFEDALAASDRALQAEGPIGEVWLVRGHILASQQRYEDAMQAYTKALRTNEDRNSVTVAQIVLKRKWQWYREATANQDTRRQTQLKQAGIWYYQASLLSYTVANSQELNLMALDKAVQIDPKDVDAWNSRGWNLSDLGRYEKALASYDKATQVDPEFGWAWYNRGLLLETLGRYEEALASYDKAIQAGSFPAVERTKRELLQKLGR, via the coding sequence ATGACACAAGTCAGCCTAATGGAACAAGCGAAGTCTGGAAGCCCTACAGCGATCGCAGCGTTGATTAATCGCTCCTTGCGGACTAAAGGCATCGAAGCAACGGTTGCCTTAGAGGAGGAATGTTTAAAGATTCTATTAGAGTCTGCTCAAGTACCTCCTGTTACCTTAGTGAGCGGAATTCAAAAAGGACTTACTCAGTTAGAGTCTGAGTCCTGGAAGCGAGTTGAGATATACGGTAGGCAGAAAGGTGAGGCAATTCCTGATTGGACTCGTAGCTTTGAATCCAATGCTACTTGTTTTGAGGTTCCAGATCCAAAGACTCCACTTACCTCTATAGCACCAGCCTTTGCTAAGCCAGAGTTACCCTCCCAGCAACCGTTACAGCAACATTTAGCAAAATGGCAGATTCCCGCTCTAGTACTCACCAGTGTTGCGGCTGTCGTGGTTGTAGGCTGGTCCTTGGTGTATGTGCAACGTGACATTGCAGCGTTGATGCGAAAACAACAAGCACCAACAGGTTTAAGTCAAGAGAACATCAAGTCCCATGAAGCAGCATTGGCAGAGGCAGAGCGAGAGCTGCGAACTGATTCCAACAACCACGAAGCTTGGTATCGCAAAGGCCAAGCCTTAGCTGGGTTAAATCGTCACTCTGAAGCTTTGAGCGCTTATGAAAAAGCTACTGAGATTAACCCTGCTGATTTTGCTGCTTGGAGTGGTCGTAGCCTGACCCTACGCCGACTAGGGTACGATGATGATGCTTTACTGGCGGCTGACAAAGCTCTCGAAATTAACCCAAAATTTGCTGAGGGTTGGAAAGACCGCTGTGGTGCTTTATTTACCTTGAATCGTTCGACTGAAGCTGTTGCTGCTTGCGATCAAGCCATTAAGCTTAAGCCAGATTTTCCGCAAGCTTGGTATAACCGTGGACTGGTGCTAGTGCAGATGGGGCAATATGAGAAAGCTGTGTCTGACTTCGATCAAGCAACTCAGGTTAAGCCTAATTATGGCGGTGCTTGGCGAGCTAAGAGCGCAACTTTAGCAATGTTGCAAAGATTTGAGGATGCTTTAGCCGCTTCAGATCGAGCGCTGCAAGCAGAAGGCCCCATTGGTGAGGTTTGGCTGGTACGAGGGCACATCTTGGCGAGTCAGCAAAGGTATGAGGATGCGATGCAAGCATACACTAAAGCTTTGAGGACTAACGAGGATCGTAACTCGGTGACAGTCGCTCAAATTGTCTTAAAGCGTAAGTGGCAATGGTACCGAGAAGCAACCGCTAATCAAGATACAAGACGGCAAACTCAGCTGAAACAAGCAGGAATTTGGTACTACCAAGCTAGCTTGTTATCCTATACAGTAGCTAATTCACAGGAACTGAATCTGATGGCTTTAGATAAGGCTGTGCAGATCGATCCCAAAGATGTGGATGCTTGGAATAGTCGGGGTTGGAATTTATCAGATCTAGGGCGGTATGAGAAAGCTCTAGCCTCCTACGATAAAGCTACTCAGGTTGATCCGGAGTTTGGTTGGGCTTGGTATAACCGAGGTCTATTACTAGAGACGCTAGGACGCTATGAAGAAGCCTTAGCATCTTACGATAAAGCCATTCAAGCAGGCTCTTTTCCGGCTGTAGAAAGGACAAAGCGAGAGTTGTTGCAAAAATTGGGTCGATAA
- a CDS encoding VOC family protein yields MQSSFSTCNPTLALGMLRRMHHIALNVQDLQASRQFYGTLLGLQELTGDAIPSTLRSLVEAGKVANFVMPDGTVLDLFWEPDLTPPDLDPSRGFTRANHLAFDIEPQLFNQAVAVLHQNQVAIAEGPVTRPTGRGIYFYDPDGFLIEIRCDPDTDPDTSA; encoded by the coding sequence ATGCAATCTAGTTTCTCTACCTGCAACCCCACTTTGGCTCTTGGTATGCTGCGTCGCATGCATCACATCGCGTTGAATGTGCAAGATCTGCAAGCCTCGCGACAGTTCTATGGCACTTTGTTAGGGCTACAAGAGCTAACCGGAGATGCGATTCCAAGTACATTGCGATCGCTTGTAGAAGCAGGGAAAGTTGCTAATTTTGTCATGCCTGATGGTACTGTGCTCGATTTGTTTTGGGAGCCAGATCTCACACCACCCGATCTAGATCCTAGTCGAGGCTTTACCCGTGCCAATCATTTAGCCTTTGATATCGAGCCGCAATTATTTAATCAAGCTGTGGCAGTACTGCACCAAAATCAAGTCGCGATCGCAGAAGGCCCAGTCACCCGCCCCACCGGACGCGGCATCTACTTTTATGACCCCGATGGCTTTTTAATTGAGATTCGCTGCGACCCAGATACAGATCCAGATACCAGCGCTTAA
- a CDS encoding DUF4385 domain-containing protein has protein sequence MSFDYSLDFKTIDFRQHPELYRVGKGEQGVLMVEPYKAEILPHWRFKTPAIAKQSSETIYQMFLDYLEQGDFVGADMARKFLQMGYTRSRRYANHKNGRKYQANPQKAGSEAEQQAARQQVLPYDVDPIKAESAAIFKEKWVEAKTNPHYLQLLAEHRQKYEAKPL, from the coding sequence ATGTCATTTGATTATTCTTTGGACTTCAAAACCATTGATTTCCGCCAGCACCCAGAACTGTACCGCGTCGGCAAAGGTGAACAGGGTGTGCTGATGGTAGAGCCATACAAGGCAGAAATCCTGCCTCACTGGCGTTTCAAAACTCCTGCGATCGCTAAACAGTCTAGCGAAACGATTTACCAGATGTTTCTGGACTATCTGGAACAGGGAGATTTTGTCGGAGCAGATATGGCTCGGAAATTTCTGCAAATGGGTTACACGCGATCGCGTCGTTATGCCAACCACAAAAACGGCAGAAAATACCAAGCCAATCCGCAAAAAGCGGGTTCTGAAGCTGAGCAGCAGGCAGCACGACAGCAAGTTTTGCCTTACGACGTAGATCCGATCAAGGCCGAATCGGCGGCTATCTTTAAGGAGAAATGGGTTGAGGCCAAGACGAACCCGCACTATCTCCAACTCTTAGCCGAGCATCGCCAAAAGTACGAAGCAAAGCCTCTGTGA